Proteins from a single region of Streptomyces vinaceus:
- a CDS encoding formylglycine-generating enzyme family protein, which translates to MLSCCAPAHEGTTPLTLSPTPPPPAAPPTTTAARRLIDLPGGRFLMGTEDPDSSPTDGEGPVREVTVNPFRIAPTTVTNAQFATFVKATGHVTEAEHFGYSYVFGGFLAEAVAAVSPPVAAVPWWRAVPGATWRHPEGPGSSLAARHNHPVVHVSWNDAQAYCAWSGTRLPTEAEWEYAARGGLEQRRYPWGDELTPEGRHMCNIWRGDFPVHNTAEDGYESTAPAKSFRPNGYGLYNTVGNVWEWCADRFTPHTLNRVMRGGSYLCHDSYCNRYRVAARSSNTPDSSTANIGFRIAADTTSTTARTARPVTA; encoded by the coding sequence ATGCTCTCCTGCTGCGCCCCCGCACACGAGGGCACCACCCCCCTCACCCTCTCCCCCACACCACCGCCACCCGCCGCGCCACCCACCACGACAGCCGCCCGCCGCCTGATCGACCTGCCCGGCGGCCGCTTCCTCATGGGGACCGAAGACCCCGACTCCTCCCCCACCGACGGCGAAGGCCCCGTACGCGAAGTCACCGTCAACCCCTTCCGTATCGCACCCACCACCGTCACCAACGCCCAGTTCGCCACCTTCGTCAAAGCCACCGGCCACGTCACCGAGGCCGAACACTTCGGCTACTCCTACGTGTTCGGCGGCTTCCTGGCCGAAGCCGTCGCCGCCGTGTCGCCGCCGGTCGCAGCCGTCCCCTGGTGGCGAGCCGTACCCGGCGCCACCTGGCGCCACCCCGAAGGCCCCGGCTCATCGTTGGCAGCGCGCCACAACCACCCGGTCGTGCACGTTTCCTGGAACGACGCCCAGGCCTACTGCGCCTGGTCCGGCACCCGCCTGCCCACCGAGGCCGAATGGGAATACGCCGCCCGCGGCGGCCTCGAACAACGCCGCTACCCGTGGGGAGACGAACTCACTCCCGAAGGCCGCCACATGTGCAACATCTGGCGGGGCGACTTCCCCGTCCACAACACCGCCGAAGACGGCTACGAGAGCACGGCGCCGGCGAAGTCCTTCCGCCCCAACGGATACGGCCTCTACAACACCGTCGGAAACGTATGGGAGTGGTGCGCCGACCGGTTCACGCCCCACACCCTCAACCGCGTCATGCGCGGCGGCTCCTACCTCTGCCACGACTCCTACTGCAACCGCTACCGCGTCGCGGCCCGCAGCTCCAACACCCCCGACAGTTCCACCGCCAACATCGGTTTCCGCATCGCCGCAGACACCACCTCGACCACGGCTCGTACCGCCCGGCCCGTCACCGCGTGA
- a CDS encoding ABC transporter permease produces the protein MASTETKPTTDDLAGLEAGLDALDAVHTHRTPLRQVLTKKALPPLLAIGLVLVVWQVLVSLKVTDETKLPAPSAVWDSLTQMWLKGTLLDVIWTSVSRGLLGFLLALAIGTPLGLLVARVTFVRAAIGPILQGLQSLPSVAWVPPAVLWFGLNDAMMYTVILLGAVPSIANGLVSGIDQIPPLYLRAGRTLGATGLSGARHVVMPAALPGYLAGLKQGWAFSWRSLMAAEIIASSPDLGLGLGQLLENGRNNIDLPGVFLAITLILVVGIAIDLLIFSPAERRVLRTRGLLVKS, from the coding sequence ATGGCCAGCACTGAAACCAAACCGACCACGGACGACCTCGCCGGCCTGGAAGCCGGCCTCGACGCCCTCGACGCCGTCCACACCCACCGCACCCCCCTCCGCCAGGTCCTGACCAAGAAAGCCCTGCCCCCGCTGCTCGCCATCGGCCTCGTGCTCGTGGTCTGGCAGGTACTGGTCTCCCTGAAGGTCACCGACGAGACCAAACTCCCCGCCCCCTCCGCCGTCTGGGACAGCCTGACCCAGATGTGGCTCAAGGGCACCCTCCTCGACGTCATCTGGACCAGCGTCTCCCGCGGCCTCCTCGGCTTCCTCCTCGCCCTCGCCATCGGCACCCCCCTCGGACTCCTCGTCGCCCGCGTCACCTTCGTCCGCGCCGCCATCGGCCCCATCCTCCAGGGCCTGCAGTCCCTGCCCTCCGTCGCCTGGGTCCCCCCGGCCGTCCTCTGGTTCGGCCTCAACGACGCCATGATGTACACCGTCATCCTCCTCGGCGCCGTCCCCTCCATCGCCAACGGACTCGTCTCCGGCATCGACCAGATCCCCCCGCTCTACCTCCGCGCCGGCCGCACCCTGGGCGCCACCGGCCTCAGCGGCGCACGCCACGTGGTCATGCCCGCAGCCCTCCCCGGCTACCTCGCCGGCCTCAAGCAGGGCTGGGCCTTCTCCTGGCGCTCCCTCATGGCCGCCGAAATCATCGCCAGCTCCCCCGACCTCGGCCTGGGCCTGGGCCAACTCCTCGAAAACGGCCGCAACAACATCGACCTCCCCGGCGTCTTCCTCGCCATCACCCTCATCCTCGTCGTCGGCATCGCCATCGACCTCCTCATCTTCAGCCCCGCCGAACGCCGCGTCCTGCGCACCCGCGGCCTCCTGGTCAAGAGCTGA
- a CDS encoding ABC transporter ATP-binding protein, translating to MATTLAKAVEDTTVVSHAARIEHVSKSFSGPAGSQLVLDDISLDVAPGEFVTILGASGCGKSTLLNLVAQLDRPTTGTITTAGRPALMFQEHALFPWLTAGKNIELALRLRGVAKADRKPEAERLLELVRLTGAHGKRVHELSGGMRQRVALARALAQDSRLLLMDEPFAALDAITRDVLHGELTRIWAETDVSVLFVTHNVREAVRLAQRVVLLSSRPGRLAREWTVDIPQPRRIEDADVAELSVEITEHLRGEIRRHGQH from the coding sequence ATGGCCACCACACTCGCCAAGGCTGTCGAGGACACCACCGTGGTGTCACACGCCGCACGGATCGAGCACGTCTCGAAGTCCTTCTCCGGCCCGGCCGGATCACAGCTCGTCCTGGACGACATCAGCCTCGATGTCGCACCCGGCGAGTTCGTCACCATCCTGGGAGCCTCCGGCTGCGGCAAGTCCACCCTGCTCAACCTCGTCGCCCAACTCGACCGCCCCACCACCGGCACCATCACCACCGCCGGCCGCCCCGCCCTCATGTTCCAGGAACACGCCCTGTTCCCCTGGCTCACCGCCGGCAAGAACATCGAACTCGCCCTGCGCCTGCGCGGAGTCGCCAAAGCCGACCGCAAGCCGGAAGCCGAACGCCTCCTGGAACTGGTCCGCCTCACCGGCGCCCACGGCAAACGCGTCCACGAACTCTCCGGCGGCATGCGCCAGCGCGTCGCCCTCGCCCGCGCCCTCGCCCAGGACAGCCGCCTGCTCCTGATGGACGAACCCTTCGCCGCCCTGGACGCCATCACCCGCGACGTCCTGCACGGCGAACTCACCCGCATCTGGGCCGAAACCGACGTCTCCGTCCTCTTCGTCACCCACAACGTCCGCGAGGCCGTCCGCCTCGCCCAGCGCGTGGTCCTGCTCTCCTCACGCCCCGGCCGCCTCGCCAGGGAATGGACCGTCGACATCCCCCAGCCCCGCCGCATCGAAGACGCCGACGTCGCGGAACTGTCCGTCGAAATCACCGAACACCTGCGTGGGGAGATCCGCCGCCATGGCCAGCACTGA
- a CDS encoding aliphatic sulfonate ABC transporter substrate-binding protein, translating to MSAARPLTTLRAIAVTAALPLLLTACGYGSAAKKDDDKANAAAAGDKKLSASEVRIGYFPNLTHATALVGLQEGLIQKELGATAIKPQTFNAGPSEIEALNGGSLDIGFIGPSPAINGYVKSKSSNLRIISGSASGGVKLVVNPDKIKTLDDLKGKKIATPQKGNTQDVAFLNWIAEKGWKVDPESGKGDVSVVRTDNKVTPDAFKQGSIDGAWVPEPTASKLVSDGASVLLDETDLWPDKKFVITNVIVSQKFLKEHPDVVEAVLAGTVKTNEWINANPDKAKASANAKLEAEGGKPLDAKVIDPAWKSILVTDDPLATTLKTESDWAVKAKLIEQPDLAGIYDLSLLNKVLKAAGKPEVSDGGLGAK from the coding sequence GTGTCTGCCGCAAGACCGCTCACCACCCTGCGCGCCATCGCCGTCACAGCGGCGCTTCCCCTGCTGCTCACCGCCTGCGGCTACGGTTCCGCGGCGAAGAAGGACGACGACAAGGCGAACGCCGCGGCCGCCGGCGACAAGAAGCTCTCGGCCTCCGAGGTCCGTATCGGGTACTTCCCGAACCTGACCCACGCCACCGCGCTGGTCGGTCTGCAAGAGGGCCTGATCCAGAAGGAACTGGGCGCGACCGCGATCAAGCCGCAGACGTTCAACGCGGGTCCGTCCGAGATCGAGGCGCTCAACGGCGGCTCTCTCGACATCGGCTTCATCGGCCCCTCGCCGGCGATCAACGGCTACGTGAAGTCCAAGAGCAGCAACCTGCGGATCATCTCCGGGTCGGCCTCCGGTGGCGTGAAGCTGGTGGTGAACCCGGACAAGATCAAGACCCTGGACGACCTCAAGGGCAAGAAGATCGCGACCCCGCAGAAGGGGAACACGCAGGACGTCGCGTTCCTCAACTGGATCGCGGAGAAGGGCTGGAAGGTCGACCCGGAGTCCGGCAAGGGCGACGTGTCCGTGGTGCGTACGGACAACAAGGTGACCCCGGACGCCTTCAAGCAGGGCTCGATCGACGGCGCCTGGGTGCCCGAGCCGACCGCCTCCAAGCTGGTCTCCGACGGCGCCTCCGTCCTCCTCGACGAGACCGACCTGTGGCCCGACAAGAAGTTCGTGATCACCAACGTGATCGTGTCGCAGAAGTTCCTCAAGGAGCACCCGGACGTCGTCGAGGCGGTCCTGGCCGGCACGGTGAAGACGAACGAGTGGATCAACGCCAACCCGGACAAGGCGAAGGCCTCCGCCAACGCGAAGCTGGAAGCGGAGGGCGGAAAGCCGCTCGACGCGAAGGTGATCGATCCGGCGTGGAAGAGCATCCTCGTCACCGACGACCCGCTGGCCACCACGCTGAAGACGGAGTCCGACTGGGCGGTGAAGGCCAAGCTCATCGAGCAGCCCGACCTCGCCGGGATCTACGACCTGAGCCTGCTGAACAAGGTCCTCAAGGCTGCCGGCAAGCCCGAGGTCTCCGACGGCGGTCTCGGCGCCAAGTAG
- a CDS encoding putative leader peptide: MLPLTSRRHIDLVRTSSAICQPG, translated from the coding sequence ATGCTGCCTCTGACTTCCCGCCGCCACATCGACCTCGTACGTACGTCCAGCGCCATCTGTCAGCCCGGCTGA
- a CDS encoding RrF2 family transcriptional regulator, giving the protein MRISARADYAVRAALQLAASQDDGPVKAEAISDAQDIPHKFLEGILNDMRRGGLVLSQRGGNGGYRLAKPAGSITIADVIRVVDGPLVSVRGVRPPDLSYTGPAQSLLPLWIALRANVREILDGVTLADVASSELPSGVSALADPPGAWTNP; this is encoded by the coding sequence ATGCGGATCTCAGCCAGGGCGGACTACGCGGTACGTGCCGCACTGCAGCTTGCCGCGTCGCAGGACGACGGGCCGGTGAAGGCCGAGGCCATCTCCGACGCCCAGGACATCCCGCACAAGTTCCTTGAGGGCATCCTGAACGACATGCGCCGGGGCGGTCTCGTCCTCAGCCAGCGCGGCGGCAACGGCGGCTACCGCCTGGCCAAGCCCGCCGGGTCCATCACCATCGCGGACGTCATCCGCGTCGTGGACGGACCGCTCGTCTCGGTGCGCGGAGTCCGGCCACCGGACCTGTCCTACACCGGCCCCGCCCAGTCGCTGCTCCCGCTGTGGATCGCGCTGCGGGCCAATGTGCGCGAGATCCTCGACGGCGTGACGCTCGCGGACGTCGCGTCCTCCGAGCTCCCCTCGGGCGTATCGGCGCTGGCCGATCCCCCCGGGGCCTGGACCAATCCCTGA
- a CDS encoding acyl-CoA dehydrogenase produces the protein MTTASPAGHRSSDERHRALLRTARDVADDLAADAIARDQAGKPPTDETARLREAGLPAALTPPGPDRGADWRTGCAVIREIAAADSSVGDLLARHYVHTWSGRFYADHELAPALATALEEESVREGWLWTGAVRTPAPDEDTEGPDLRLRPRPTGHVLSGDRSVDTAVAAADQIVVDAVCAATGDVLVVRIPADARGLSVEPSHDRLGQRVAGAGRVVLDRVAVTAEQVLGRRPHDEESTPPLTALAEPALRLALCHVGLGIAEGALTEARDLSRGGRAHRLPGEDADLFLTYGELASAAQTATAVIDRATEAMAQALATGAHLDADVPAAVAALVATAEAVTSKAALHITTRVLELADAPGLDRFWRNARVLTAHRPVAHRLRSIGEHYLNGSHRAVAAAFR, from the coding sequence ATGACCACCGCCAGCCCCGCCGGCCACAGGTCCTCCGACGAGCGGCACCGCGCGCTCCTGCGCACCGCCCGCGACGTGGCGGACGACCTCGCCGCGGACGCCATCGCCCGCGACCAGGCCGGCAAGCCGCCGACCGACGAGACGGCGCGGCTGCGCGAGGCGGGCCTGCCGGCGGCGCTCACCCCGCCCGGACCCGACCGGGGAGCGGACTGGCGTACCGGTTGTGCCGTCATCCGGGAGATCGCCGCGGCGGACAGCTCCGTCGGCGACCTGCTCGCCCGTCACTACGTACACACCTGGAGCGGGCGCTTCTACGCCGACCACGAGCTCGCCCCGGCGCTCGCCACCGCACTCGAAGAGGAATCGGTGCGCGAGGGCTGGCTGTGGACCGGGGCGGTCCGCACCCCCGCGCCCGACGAAGACACCGAAGGACCGGACCTCAGGCTGAGGCCCCGCCCCACCGGCCACGTACTCAGCGGAGACCGCTCCGTGGACACGGCGGTGGCCGCGGCCGACCAGATCGTGGTGGACGCCGTCTGCGCCGCGACCGGCGACGTCCTGGTCGTACGGATCCCGGCCGACGCGCGGGGCCTGAGCGTCGAACCCTCCCACGACCGTCTCGGCCAGCGGGTGGCCGGCGCGGGCCGCGTCGTCCTGGACCGCGTCGCCGTCACTGCGGAGCAGGTGCTGGGCCGCCGGCCCCACGACGAGGAGTCGACCCCACCCCTGACCGCGCTCGCGGAACCGGCGCTGCGGCTCGCCCTGTGCCACGTCGGGCTCGGCATCGCCGAGGGCGCCCTCACCGAAGCACGCGACCTCAGCAGGGGCGGCCGCGCGCACCGGTTGCCCGGCGAGGACGCGGACCTCTTCCTGACCTACGGGGAACTGGCCTCCGCCGCCCAGACGGCCACCGCCGTCATCGACCGGGCGACGGAGGCGATGGCGCAGGCCCTGGCCACGGGTGCGCACCTCGACGCCGACGTACCTGCGGCCGTCGCCGCCCTGGTCGCCACGGCCGAGGCCGTGACCTCGAAGGCCGCCCTGCACATCACCACCCGGGTACTGGAACTCGCCGACGCCCCCGGCCTGGACCGCTTCTGGCGCAACGCCCGGGTCCTGACCGCCCACCGCCCGGTCGCGCACCGCCTGCGCTCCATCGGCGAGCACTACCTCAACGGCTCCCACCGCGCGGTGGCGGCGGCCTTCCGCTGA
- a CDS encoding putative leader peptide encodes MSPSQPLLVRRRHVDLRRVASAVCRPV; translated from the coding sequence ATGTCCCCGTCGCAGCCGTTGCTCGTACGCCGCAGGCACGTTGACCTCCGTCGCGTAGCCAGCGCCGTCTGCCGCCCCGTCTAG
- a CDS encoding winged helix-turn-helix domain-containing protein — MTTAISVPASAVRRSPAPRLQLVGDRPPVGPAVPAAPAAGSDGGRVGYLVFLPANVDPVALMQAHGIRPEIHPLGLGLPQSPGSEPAPQAAPARADDAIRVDRVRRLVEVDGQELALTYLEFDLLAHLVAHPYTVHTRDALISGIWGYGHIGDGRTVDVHVARLRRKLGAAYRDRISTVRRVGYKYVPDHQ, encoded by the coding sequence ATGACCACCGCGATCTCCGTTCCCGCATCCGCCGTCCGCCGTTCCCCGGCCCCCCGCCTCCAGCTGGTCGGCGACCGTCCGCCCGTCGGCCCGGCCGTCCCCGCCGCCCCGGCCGCCGGGAGTGACGGAGGGCGCGTCGGATACCTCGTGTTCCTGCCGGCGAACGTCGACCCGGTCGCCCTGATGCAGGCGCACGGCATCCGCCCCGAGATCCATCCCCTCGGGCTCGGACTGCCCCAGAGCCCCGGATCGGAGCCGGCGCCGCAGGCCGCCCCCGCCCGGGCCGACGACGCGATCCGGGTCGACCGGGTACGCCGGCTGGTCGAGGTCGACGGGCAGGAACTGGCCCTCACGTACCTGGAGTTCGACCTCCTGGCCCACCTCGTGGCCCACCCGTACACGGTCCATACGCGTGATGCCCTCATCTCCGGCATCTGGGGCTACGGGCACATCGGCGACGGCCGCACGGTCGACGTCCACGTGGCCCGGCTGCGCCGCAAGCTCGGAGCCGCCTACCGGGACCGCATCTCCACCGTGCGCCGCGTCGGATACAAGTACGTCCCCGACCACCAGTAG
- a CDS encoding CocE/NonD family hydrolase, with translation MTPLTHHPVSRPVWAPPAGKPPPAARMMRATWRRLPAKLHEVGWEPGLEVPAADGSPLITDHYFPRTEGDFPTLLVRSPYGRGLPWSPMYGLLFAEQGFHVALQSCRGTGGSGGEFDLWRNEAEDGRATVSWLREQPWFNGTLGTVGPSYLGYVQWALALDPPPELKAMVVQVGLHDPHALFHSGGALHLEKALAVGLGMTYQHQGVGPFVKATLRLQRRLREVTTAKPLRGAYTAALGCEVPWLDEVMTRPDADDPYWRGASQAESARRLRVPTSLITGWHDGLADQTFEQYERLRAAGCETSLLVGPWTHTSALQQGWPEVFAESLAWLRAHLGPDTSGLRPTRVRVHMGGENAWRDLEDWPPAPYTGRWFPTAQGHLTREAPSDRAPLASFRYDPDDPTPSVGGQLLSRTAGPRDNSALEARDDVLTFTGPPLTEAVDVLGPVSARLSISTDTGHSDVFTRLCDVDAQGRSVNVCDGLGRVRTHGQEPAQITVAMSHTAHRFAVGHRIRWQISAGAHPRFARNPGNGESAVDATTFTPVRITVHADSALTLAADAGGREPGAAGEG, from the coding sequence ATGACACCACTCACGCACCACCCCGTGTCGAGGCCGGTCTGGGCACCGCCCGCAGGGAAACCGCCGCCGGCCGCCCGGATGATGCGGGCGACTTGGCGCCGCCTCCCGGCCAAACTGCACGAGGTCGGCTGGGAGCCCGGGCTGGAGGTGCCGGCCGCCGACGGCAGCCCGCTGATCACCGACCACTACTTCCCCCGCACAGAGGGCGACTTCCCCACCCTTCTGGTGCGCTCCCCGTACGGCCGGGGCCTGCCGTGGTCCCCCATGTACGGCCTGCTCTTCGCCGAACAGGGCTTCCACGTGGCCCTGCAGAGCTGCCGCGGAACCGGCGGGTCGGGGGGTGAGTTCGACCTGTGGCGCAACGAGGCCGAGGACGGCCGGGCCACCGTCTCCTGGCTGCGCGAGCAGCCCTGGTTCAACGGGACCCTCGGGACCGTCGGCCCCAGCTACCTGGGCTACGTACAGTGGGCGCTCGCCCTGGACCCGCCGCCGGAGCTGAAGGCGATGGTGGTGCAGGTGGGCCTGCACGATCCCCACGCCCTGTTCCACTCGGGCGGCGCGCTGCACCTGGAGAAGGCCCTCGCCGTCGGCTTGGGCATGACCTACCAGCACCAGGGCGTGGGGCCGTTCGTGAAGGCGACACTGCGCCTGCAGCGCCGGCTGCGCGAGGTCACCACCGCGAAACCCCTGCGCGGGGCGTACACCGCGGCCCTCGGGTGCGAGGTGCCCTGGCTGGACGAGGTGATGACACGGCCCGACGCCGACGACCCGTACTGGCGGGGCGCGTCGCAGGCGGAGTCCGCGCGGCGGCTCCGCGTGCCCACGAGCCTGATCACCGGATGGCACGACGGGCTGGCCGACCAGACCTTCGAGCAGTACGAGCGGCTGCGCGCCGCCGGCTGCGAGACCTCCCTGCTCGTCGGCCCCTGGACCCACACCTCCGCCTTGCAACAGGGATGGCCCGAGGTGTTCGCCGAGAGCCTCGCCTGGCTGCGCGCACACCTGGGTCCCGACACCTCCGGCCTGCGCCCCACACGGGTGCGCGTGCACATGGGCGGCGAGAACGCCTGGCGGGACCTCGAAGACTGGCCACCGGCCCCGTACACCGGCCGGTGGTTCCCCACGGCGCAGGGTCACCTCACCCGGGAGGCTCCCTCGGACCGCGCGCCACTGGCCTCGTTCCGCTACGACCCGGACGACCCGACGCCTTCCGTCGGCGGCCAGCTCCTCTCCCGTACGGCCGGTCCGCGCGACAACAGCGCCCTGGAAGCCCGGGACGACGTACTGACGTTCACCGGTCCACCGCTGACCGAGGCCGTGGACGTCCTCGGGCCGGTATCCGCGCGGCTGAGCATCTCGACGGACACCGGGCACTCCGATGTCTTCACCCGGCTGTGCGATGTGGACGCACAGGGCCGCTCCGTCAACGTCTGTGACGGGCTGGGCCGCGTGCGCACGCACGGGCAGGAGCCCGCGCAGATCACCGTGGCGATGAGCCACACCGCCCACCGTTTCGCCGTCGGCCACCGCATACGGTGGCAGATCAGCGCGGGCGCCCATCCGCGCTTCGCCCGCAACCCCGGCAACGGGGAGTCGGCGGTGGACGCCACCACGTTCACGCCGGTACGCATCACCGTCCACGCGGACTCGGCCTTGACGCTCGCGGCGGATGCCGGGGGCCGCGAACCGGGCGCTGCGGGCGAGGGCTGA
- a CDS encoding TetR/AcrR family transcriptional regulator C-terminal domain-containing protein — protein MPRDGSADAPALDPQQLWLGSDQPRKGRKPAYSREAITAAAVALADAEGLEAVTMRKVAAQVGAGVMSLYSYAPDKETLLNLMVDHVTGELPTAYALTGDWRADLKTTARLQRAHMLRHPWLPAALTTRRVPGPNTLAFLERVLTALRPAGLDGAAKLEVFAQLTAFVAGHVAHETAQAALTQSPDRAAAEARYLAVVAADGKHPELAEALATPGRPLTPDATFARFLNRLIDGLDTG, from the coding sequence GTGCCGCGCGACGGAAGCGCCGACGCCCCGGCGCTCGACCCCCAGCAGCTCTGGCTGGGCTCCGACCAGCCCCGCAAGGGCCGCAAGCCCGCCTACAGCCGCGAGGCGATCACCGCGGCGGCCGTGGCCCTGGCGGACGCGGAAGGGCTCGAAGCCGTCACCATGCGGAAGGTCGCCGCACAGGTCGGAGCCGGCGTCATGTCGCTCTACAGCTACGCGCCCGACAAGGAGACGCTGCTGAACCTGATGGTCGACCACGTCACCGGCGAACTGCCGACCGCGTACGCGCTCACCGGCGACTGGCGCGCCGACCTGAAGACGACCGCCCGCCTCCAGCGCGCCCACATGCTGCGCCACCCCTGGCTGCCCGCCGCCCTCACGACCCGCCGCGTCCCCGGACCCAACACGCTGGCCTTCCTGGAACGCGTGCTCACCGCCCTGCGGCCCGCCGGACTGGACGGGGCGGCGAAGCTGGAGGTCTTCGCCCAGCTCACGGCATTCGTGGCCGGGCACGTCGCCCACGAGACGGCGCAGGCCGCGCTGACACAGTCCCCGGACCGGGCCGCGGCCGAAGCCCGCTACCTCGCGGTCGTCGCCGCGGACGGCAAGCACCCGGAGCTCGCCGAAGCCCTCGCCACCCCCGGGCGCCCCCTCACGCCCGACGCCACCTTCGCCCGGTTCCTGAACCGTCTGATCGACGGCCTCGACACCGGCTGA
- a CDS encoding TIGR03086 family metal-binding protein: MSDTTAIDLGPQTRLVARLAGEVTDAALAGRTPCPEYTVRELLGHLTGLAVAFRDVARKDLGATTDTAPGTTTPSLPAGWREELPRALAEMAEAWKEPAAWTGMTRAGGVDLPGAVAGAVAADELVVHGWDLARATGQEYAPDPAALRVSHAFLLEAAQDAGRGGGIFGAVVPVPDDAPLLDRTVGLSGRDPRWTPPRP, encoded by the coding sequence ATGTCCGACACGACGGCAATCGACCTCGGGCCGCAGACCCGGCTCGTGGCCCGTCTCGCGGGGGAGGTCACCGACGCCGCGCTCGCCGGCCGGACGCCGTGCCCCGAGTACACGGTCCGCGAGCTGCTCGGCCACCTCACGGGCCTGGCCGTCGCGTTCCGCGACGTCGCCCGCAAGGACCTGGGCGCCACGACGGACACCGCCCCCGGCACCACCACGCCCTCCCTGCCGGCCGGCTGGCGCGAGGAACTGCCCCGGGCCCTCGCCGAAATGGCCGAGGCCTGGAAGGAACCGGCCGCCTGGACCGGAATGACGCGTGCCGGGGGTGTGGACCTCCCCGGCGCGGTCGCGGGCGCGGTCGCCGCGGACGAACTGGTCGTCCACGGCTGGGACCTGGCCCGGGCCACCGGCCAGGAGTACGCACCCGACCCCGCGGCGCTGCGCGTCTCGCACGCCTTCCTGCTGGAGGCCGCCCAGGACGCGGGGCGCGGCGGCGGCATCTTCGGAGCCGTCGTACCCGTGCCGGACGACGCCCCGCTGCTCGACCGGACGGTCGGGCTGAGCGGGCGCGATCCGCGCTGGACGCCACCGCGGCCTTGA
- a CDS encoding dihydrofolate reductase family protein, producing MGLIHIEMFATLDLVGQAPGGPDEDPAGFPFGGWQAPLLDEVSGAQVGAAYEGTDALLLGRRTYDIFAAYWPHQKGGEDGEIAALFNSVPKYVASRGRPDLSWAGSTQLGPDLATAVREIRDRHEHIKVVGSLNLVQSLLREKLFDRLDLWVHPIVLGVGKKVFDDGAVPTNVTLLEPPAAGPKGTVYLRYGIADGTPATGDMSAPDRGVGNDA from the coding sequence ATGGGCCTCATCCACATCGAGATGTTCGCGACCCTCGACCTCGTCGGGCAGGCGCCCGGCGGCCCCGACGAGGACCCGGCGGGGTTCCCGTTCGGCGGCTGGCAGGCGCCGCTGCTGGACGAGGTCTCCGGGGCGCAGGTCGGTGCCGCGTACGAGGGCACCGACGCCCTCCTGCTCGGCCGGCGGACGTACGACATCTTCGCCGCCTACTGGCCCCACCAGAAGGGCGGGGAGGACGGCGAGATCGCCGCGCTCTTCAACAGCGTCCCGAAGTACGTGGCCTCGCGCGGCCGGCCCGACCTCTCGTGGGCCGGGTCCACGCAGCTCGGCCCCGACCTCGCCACCGCGGTACGGGAGATCCGCGACCGGCACGAGCACATCAAGGTCGTCGGCAGTCTGAACCTCGTGCAGAGCCTCCTGCGCGAGAAGCTCTTCGACCGGCTCGACCTCTGGGTGCACCCGATCGTGCTCGGTGTCGGCAAGAAGGTCTTCGACGACGGCGCGGTACCCACCAACGTCACGCTCCTCGAACCTCCGGCGGCCGGCCCGAAGGGCACCGTCTACCTGCGCTACGGGATCGCCGACGGCACGCCCGCGACGGGGGACATGAGCGCACCCGACCGCGGGGTCGGGAACGACGCCTGA